The genomic segment TTTCCATACGATAATATGCAGTGAGCACGTCGGCGCCAACTGCCAATGCCCCGTGGTTTTGCAGCAGCATTACGTCATGCTCTTTTAAATAAGGCGTAATTGCTTCGGGTACTTCCATCGTTGAAGGTGTTCCGTACGGAGTAAGCGGAATAGAACCGATGGCAACTACCGTTTCAATCATCGAGTATTCATCCAAGCTCAAGCCTGCTACTGCGTAACCGGTAGCCGTCGGCGGGTGTGCGTGAACTACCCCGTTTACATCTTCGCGCTCTTGATAGCAGCGCAAATGCATTTTTATTTCGGACGAAGGGCGGTAACCGTTGTTTGCTTCTAATATCTCACCTTGTGCATTAATTTTTACTAATTTTTCGGGTGTAATAAAGCTTTTGCTGATGCCGGTGGGGGTTGCTAAAATAGTACCGTCTTCCAAACGTACCGAAACGTTACCGTCGTTGGCAGCAACCCAGCCGAGCTGCCACATTTTGTGGCAAATGTCGCAAATTTGCTCTCTGTATTCCATTTCGTTCATCTTGGTTCCTCCTATATCGATGTTGATTGAACTTTTTCTAACTTTAAGCAAATTATACATAATGTTTTGTATTAAGTCCATATATTTAATACAGATTGATAAACTGAAAACATTATAGTATAATTTGAATCATAATCAATCAGTTTCGATCAACAAGGAGGTTTTAAAAATGTTATGTTTTGAAAGACAACAGCAAATTTTGGATATTTTAAAACAACGGCGCAGTGCAACCGTAGAGTTTTTAAGCAAACGGCTTTATGTAAGTGCGCCCACCATACGGCGAGACCTTGCCCAGATGGAAGAAGAAGGTATGATTTTAAGAGTGCGCGGAGGCGCCGCATTGCTTGAGGGCACCAACCAAGATGCCCCTTTATTGGTGCGCACTTCAAAAAACCGCGAAAAAAAGCTGCACATTGCCAACATTGCACAGCGTTATATTACCGATTCATGTACTGTATTTTTAGATTCGAGCTCTACGGTTACCGTCTTAGCTGAAAAGCTTGACCGTTTTAAAAACCTCAGTATTGTTACCAACGGCACCGCCACAGCACAGCTTTTAAACGAAACAACCTCCGCAAAAATATTTTCGTGCGGAGGAGTGATTCAGAACAAATCATCTATTGTAGGGCCGTTTGCCGTACAAATGGTGAACAGCTTTTACGCAGATGTTTTGTTTTTATCGTGCTGCGGACTTTCGCTTAACTGCGGGTCTACCGAGGCAAGCGAAGACAGCGCGGCAGTAAAAAAAGCAATGTTTTATAACGCAAAAAAGAAAATTATGCTTTGTGACAGTACCAAGCTGGGGCTGGAGTTTTTTTGTAAAGTTTGTGCGGTTTCGCAGCTGGATGCAATCATCACGGATGAAAAACCCAACGATGAATTTTTGCATAATGCCGGTATTCCTATCTTGTTTTAAGATGTGCAAGCACTGCTCTCTACTGGTCATCTACAAACGGGAACAGCAGTTTTTGGTTTTCGTTCTTATACAAAGTGTCTTTTGTAACC from the Hydrogenoanaerobacterium saccharovorans genome contains:
- a CDS encoding class II aldolase/adducin family protein; amino-acid sequence: MNEMEYREQICDICHKMWQLGWVAANDGNVSVRLEDGTILATPTGISKSFITPEKLVKINAQGEILEANNGYRPSSEIKMHLRCYQEREDVNGVVHAHPPTATGYAVAGLSLDEYSMIETVVAIGSIPLTPYGTPSTMEVPEAITPYLKEHDVMLLQNHGALAVGADVLTAYYRMETLELFAKISFTAHLLGGAKEIEKPQIDKLLKLRTDYYKVSGKHPGYKKYNK
- a CDS encoding DeoR/GlpR family DNA-binding transcription regulator — protein: MLCFERQQQILDILKQRRSATVEFLSKRLYVSAPTIRRDLAQMEEEGMILRVRGGAALLEGTNQDAPLLVRTSKNREKKLHIANIAQRYITDSCTVFLDSSSTVTVLAEKLDRFKNLSIVTNGTATAQLLNETTSAKIFSCGGVIQNKSSIVGPFAVQMVNSFYADVLFLSCCGLSLNCGSTEASEDSAAVKKAMFYNAKKKIMLCDSTKLGLEFFCKVCAVSQLDAIITDEKPNDEFLHNAGIPILF